One stretch of Patagioenas fasciata isolate bPatFas1 chromosome 9, bPatFas1.hap1, whole genome shotgun sequence DNA includes these proteins:
- the LOC136105297 gene encoding olfactory receptor 14J1-like yields the protein MSNSSSVTQFLLLAFTDTRELQLVHFWLFLGIYLAALLGNDLIIITIAWDQHLHTPMYFFLFNLSLLDLGSISTTVPKSMANSLWDTGVISYAGCATQLFLFVFLASAEFSLLTIMSYDRYVAICKPLHYGTLLGSRACVHMAAAAWATGFLYSLVHTANTFSLPLCKGNALDQFFCEIPQILKLSCSHSYLRETGLLAVCILVILGCFVFIVVSYVQIFRAVLRIPSEQGRHKAFSTCLPHLAVVSLFLSTGMFAYLKPPSVSSPPLDLVVSVLYSVVPEAVNPLIYSMRNQELKDALRKLIS from the coding sequence atgtccaacagcagctcagtcacccagttcctcctcctggcgttcacagacacacgggagctgcagctcgtgcacttctggctcttcctgggcatctacctggctgccctcctgggcaacgacctcatcatcatcaccatagcctgggaccagcaccttcacacccccatgtacttcttcctgttcaacctctccctccttgacctgggctccatctccaccactgtccccaaatccatggccaactctctgtgggataccggggtcatttcctatgcagggtgtgctacacaactctttctgtttgtctttttagcttcagcagaattttctcttctgactatcatgtcctacgaccgctacgttgccatctgcaaacccctgcactatgggaccctcctgggcagcagagcttgtgtccacatggcagcagctgcctgggccactgggtttctctattccctggtgcacacggccaatacgttttcactgccactgtgcaagggcaatgccctggaccagtttttctgtgagatcccccagatcctcaagctctcctgctctcactcctacctcagggaaactgggcttcttgcggtttgtatattagtaatattggggtgttttgtgttcattgtggtgtcctatgtgcagatcttcagggccgtgctgaggatcccctctgagcagggacggcacaaagccttttccacctgcctccctcacctggccgtggtctccctgttcctcagcactggcatgtttgcctacctgaagcccccctccgtctcctccccacccctggatctggtggtgtctgttctgtactcagtggtgcctgaagcagtgaaccccctcatctacagcatgaggaaccaggaactcaaggatgcccttaggaaactCATTTCCTAG
- the LOC136105296 gene encoding olfactory receptor 14J1-like: MSNSSSSQFLLLPFADTRELQLLHFWLFLGIYLAALLGNGLIITTIAWDQHLHTPMYFFLLNLALLDLGFISTTVPKSMAISLCDTRAISCTGCAAQVFFFFFYATGECSLLTIMSYDRYVAICKPLHYGTLLGSRACVHMAAAAWATGFLNALLHTANTFSLPLCKGNALDQFFCEIPQILKLSCSRSYLKEVRLLVLSISVVFGCFVFIVVSYVQIFRAVLRIPSEQGRHKAFSTCLPHLAVVSLYVSTGIFTYLKPPSISSPSLDLVVSVLYSVVPPAVNPLIYSMRNQEIKDVLCKLMTDIFLKQVFSSASA, encoded by the coding sequence atgtccaacagcagttcctcccagttcctcctcctgccgttcgcagacacacgggagctgcagctcttgcacttctggctcttcctgggcatctacctggctgccctcctgggcaacggcctcatcatcaccaccatagcctgggaccagcacctccacacccccatgtacttcttcctgctcaacctcgccctcctggaccttggcttcatctccaccactgtccccaagtccatggccatttccctctgcgacaccagggccatctcctgcacaggatgtgctgcacaggtcttttttttctttttctatgctacaggagaatgttctcttctcaccatcatgtcctatgaccgctacgttgccatctgcaaacccctgcactacgggaccctcctgggcagcagagcttgtgtccacatggcagcagctgcctgggccactgggtttctcaatgctctgctgcacacggccaatacattttcactgccactgtgcaagggcaatgccctggaccagttcttctgtgaaatcccccagatcctcaagctctcctgctcacgctCCTACCTCAAGGAAGTCAGGCTTCTTGTGCTTAGTATATCAGtagtatttgggtgttttgtgttcattgtggtgtcctatgtgcagatcttcagggccgtgctgaggatcccctctgagcagggacggcacaaagccttttccacctgcctccctcacctggccgtggtctccctgtatgtcagcactggcatattcacctacctgaagcccccctctatctcttccccatccctggatctggtggtgtctgttctgtactcggtggtgcctccagccgtgaaccccctcatctacagcatgaggaaccaggagatcaaggatgtcctgtgcaaactgatgactgatattttcctgaagcaagtcttctcgtcagcttctgcatag